The Flavobacteriales bacterium genome includes a window with the following:
- a CDS encoding methylated-DNA--[protein]-cysteine S-methyltransferase: protein MNPQENIDFNRIATAIGYIQNNFRQQPGLDEVAEKVHLSPFHFQRMFKEWAGVSPKKFLQYISIEHAKKLLKESQATLSDATHHTGLSGTGRLHDLFINIEGMTPAEYKQGGRSLTIHYTFADSPFGNILIASTSKGICHLAFADDQGQSLNELISQFPNATFIQKTDTIQQNALFIFQHDWTKLHEIKLHLKGTEFQLKVWEALIRIPSGNLTTYGQIAEFIKHPKASRAVGTAIGDNPVAYLIPCHRVIRSTGHFGHYHWGDSRKTAMIGWENVRNELRVKK from the coding sequence ATGAACCCACAGGAAAACATCGATTTTAACCGCATTGCCACCGCCATTGGCTATATCCAGAACAACTTCCGGCAACAACCCGGATTGGACGAAGTGGCGGAGAAAGTTCACCTGAGTCCGTTTCATTTCCAGCGTATGTTCAAGGAATGGGCAGGGGTAAGTCCAAAGAAGTTTCTTCAATACATCAGCATTGAGCATGCCAAGAAGTTATTAAAAGAAAGTCAGGCAACCCTCTCAGATGCCACCCATCACACCGGCCTCTCCGGTACAGGTCGTCTTCACGATCTCTTCATCAACATAGAAGGCATGACCCCGGCTGAATACAAACAGGGCGGCAGAAGTCTGACCATCCACTACACCTTTGCGGACAGTCCCTTCGGCAACATCCTGATCGCATCCACATCCAAAGGTATCTGCCACCTGGCATTTGCCGACGACCAAGGACAATCGCTGAATGAGCTCATCTCACAATTCCCCAATGCCACCTTCATCCAGAAGACCGACACCATTCAACAAAATGCGCTATTTATCTTTCAGCACGACTGGACCAAACTTCATGAGATCAAACTTCACCTTAAAGGCACGGAATTTCAGCTGAAGGTATGGGAGGCCTTAATACGGATTCCCTCTGGAAATCTCACGACGTACGGTCAGATCGCCGAGTTCATTAAACACCCGAAAGCATCCAGGGCGGTAGGAACCGCCATCGGAGATAACCCCGTAGCTTACCTGATCCCTTGTCACCGTGTGATACGATCCACCGGACACTTCGGACACTATCACTGGGGCGATTCCAGGAAAACCGCCATGATAGGCTGGGAAAATGTGAGAAATGAATTAAGAGTTAAGAAATAA
- a CDS encoding alpha/beta fold hydrolase, with amino-acid sequence MKTFILIHGSWHSAWNWHKVTPLLEKAGHKVFAIDLPGMGRDKTPVQDVTFEKTVQKICNLIDSIEQPVILVGHSKNGIMISQVAEHRAEKIEKLIYLAAYLIPDGKTQQTYSSQDKEGWLKPYVNIDLATRSHTLDPAIYKEGLYHDCEDDITEMAKVILGSEPIESGTTILNLSEKNFGSVPRYYIECLEDRAVTPFIQRKMYAETPCRKVYQMQTSHSPFFSKPKELTELFQEIAMMG; translated from the coding sequence ATGAAAACATTCATCCTTATCCACGGTTCATGGCACAGTGCCTGGAACTGGCATAAAGTCACACCACTATTGGAAAAAGCAGGACATAAGGTATTCGCCATAGACCTGCCCGGAATGGGAAGGGATAAAACACCTGTTCAGGACGTGACCTTTGAGAAGACGGTACAAAAAATCTGCAACCTCATAGACTCCATTGAACAACCTGTGATTCTGGTGGGACACAGCAAAAACGGTATTATGATCTCACAGGTAGCGGAACACAGAGCTGAAAAGATTGAAAAACTGATTTACCTGGCCGCCTACCTAATACCCGATGGCAAGACCCAACAAACTTATTCTTCACAAGACAAAGAAGGTTGGCTCAAACCCTATGTAAATATTGATCTTGCAACACGATCTCACACATTGGACCCAGCGATCTATAAAGAAGGGCTCTACCATGATTGTGAAGATGACATCACCGAAATGGCCAAAGTGATACTAGGAAGCGAACCGATCGAATCCGGTACAACCATCCTCAATTTAAGCGAGAAGAATTTCGGCAGCGTGCCCCGCTATTACATCGAATGCCTGGAAGATCGTGCCGTAACACCTTTCATCCAACGAAAAATGTATGCGGAAACACCATGCAGAAAAGTTTACCAAATGCAGACCAGTCACTCACCGTTTTTCAGCAAGCCGAAGGAATTGACGGAGCTATTCCAGGAGATTGCGATGATGGGATGA